The Piliocolobus tephrosceles isolate RC106 chromosome 3, ASM277652v3, whole genome shotgun sequence genome has a window encoding:
- the PABPC4L gene encoding polyadenylate-binding protein 4-like: MSVAAKYRMASLYVGDLHADVTEDLLFRKFSAVGPVLSIRICRDQVTRRSLGYAYVNFLQLADAQKALDTMNFDIIKGKSIRLMWSQRDAYLRRSGIGNVFIKNLDKSIDNKTLYEHFSGFGKILSSKVMSDDQGSKGYAFVHFQNQSAADRAIEEMNGKLLKGCKVFVGRFKNRKDREAELRSKASEFTNIYIKNFGGDMDDERLKDVFSKYGKTLSVKVMTDSSGKSKGFGFVSFDSHEAAKKAVEEMNGRDINGQLIFVGRAQKKVERQAELKQMFEQLRRERIHGCQGVKLYVKNLDDTIDDEKLRNAFSSFGSISRVKVMQQEGQSKGFGFICFSSPEDGTKAMTEMNGRILGSKPISIAVAQRY, translated from the coding sequence ATGAGTGTAGCAGCCAAGTACCGCATGGCCTCCCTGTATGTGGGTGACTTGCATGCAGATGTCACCGAGGACCTGCTGTTCAGGAAGTTCAGCGCTGTGGGGCCCGTGCTGTCCATCCGCATCTGCAGGGACCAGGTCACCCGCCGCTCTCTGGGCTATGCCTACGTGAACTTCTTGCAGCTGGCTGATGCCCAGAAGGCGCTGGACACAATGAACTTTGACATCATAAAAGGCAAATCCATCCGTCTCATGTGGTCTCAGCGTGATGCCTACTTGAGGAGATCTGGAATTGGGAACGTGTTCATCAAGAATCTGGACAAATCTATTGATAACAAAACCCTTTATGAACATTTTTCAGGTTTTGGAAAGATTCTTTCCTCCAAGGTGATGAGTGATGATCAAGGCTCCAAGGGCTATGCATTTGTGCACTTTCAGAACCAGAGTGCTGCAGACAGGGCCATTGAAGAGATGAATGGAAAACTACTCAAGGGCTGCAAGGTGTTTGTTGGCAGATTCAAAAACCGAAAAGATCGTGAAGCTGAACTCAGAAGCAAAGCCAGTGAATTCACCAATATTTACATCAAAAACTTTGGAGGTGACATGGATGATGAGAGATTGAAGGACGTTTTCagcaaatatggcaaaactctgAGTGTTAAGGTGATGACAGATTCCAGTGGGAAATCCAAAGGCTTTGGCTTTGTGAGTTTCGATAGCCATGAGGCTGCCAAGAAAGCTGTTGAAGAAATGAATGGAAGGGACATAAATGGGCAGCTGAtttttgtaggccgggcgcaAAAGAAAGTAGAGCGACAGGCTGAGTTAAAGCAAATGTTTGAGCAGCTGAGAAGGGAACGAATTCATGGGTGCCAGGGAGTAAAGCTCTATGTTAAGAACCTTGATGACACCATTGATGATGAAAAACTACGAAACGCATTTTCTTCATTTGGATCAATTAGCAGAGTTAAGGTAATGCAGCAAGAGGGCCAGAGCAAAGGGTTTGGCTTTATCTGCTTCTCCTCTCCAGAGGATGGTACTAAAGCAATGACTGAGATGAATGGCCGCATCTTGGGCTCCAAACCTATTAGCATTGCCGTGGCCCAGAGATATTAG